One Fibrobacter sp. UWP2 genomic region harbors:
- a CDS encoding ABC transporter permease — MIELFRRIFRVAFAEWKLFYTDPAAVLLLVVAGVLYAFYYPTPYVKQTVTKIPVAVVDLDHTMMSRELTQMAASTQQVEVRYIYSEIREAEMALASEDIYGFMVIPQDMEKNLRNGESVNVNVFTHGAYVMLHGNIGTAFTTCALTVGATTKVKRIALGKKVPAAKAMAMRDPVPLSIQTLYNNTGSYSNYVVPSVLVVILQQTLVIGICILGGARAHRRFRRKHRESPVENETLPYRYFGRSLAYFLHYCTFILFYHCVIYNVFDFPRRGEVLPMVAFAIVFLFAVINFGMVISQVFLRRETAMQIFLYASIPILFLTNFSWPTALMPAWMRGFSCLLPSTFAVPAWLSIEQRGADIFDAAGLLIPLASQAVFYLLLGLLLTHVRDDSRLLTGDM; from the coding sequence ATGATTGAACTCTTTAGGCGCATATTCCGCGTGGCGTTTGCCGAATGGAAGCTTTTTTATACGGATCCGGCAGCGGTGCTTTTGCTTGTGGTGGCGGGAGTGCTCTACGCGTTCTATTACCCCACGCCTTACGTAAAGCAGACGGTGACGAAAATCCCCGTTGCCGTTGTGGATTTGGACCATACGATGATGTCGCGCGAACTGACCCAGATGGCGGCTTCGACGCAGCAGGTCGAGGTGCGCTACATCTACTCCGAAATTCGCGAAGCCGAGATGGCGCTTGCAAGCGAGGACATCTATGGCTTCATGGTCATCCCGCAGGATATGGAGAAAAACCTGCGCAATGGCGAGAGTGTAAACGTGAACGTGTTTACCCACGGAGCCTACGTGATGCTCCACGGCAATATCGGCACGGCGTTCACGACGTGCGCCCTCACGGTGGGGGCGACCACCAAGGTAAAGCGCATTGCGCTCGGCAAAAAGGTGCCAGCGGCAAAGGCGATGGCGATGCGTGACCCGGTCCCGCTCAGCATCCAGACGCTCTACAACAATACTGGCAGCTATTCCAATTACGTGGTTCCTAGCGTGCTTGTGGTGATCCTCCAGCAAACGCTGGTCATTGGCATCTGCATTTTGGGAGGCGCCCGCGCCCACCGCAGGTTCCGCCGCAAGCACCGTGAAAGCCCGGTGGAGAACGAGACTCTCCCTTACCGCTATTTTGGTCGGTCGCTCGCATACTTTTTGCATTACTGCACGTTCATTTTGTTCTACCACTGTGTCATTTACAACGTCTTTGATTTCCCGCGCCGCGGAGAAGTGCTCCCGATGGTGGCGTTCGCCATCGTTTTCCTCTTCGCGGTCATCAACTTTGGGATGGTGATTTCGCAAGTCTTTTTGCGCCGTGAAACGGCGATGCAGATATTCCTCTACGCATCCATCCCGATACTCTTCCTCACGAACTTCAGCTGGCCTACCGCCCTGATGCCGGCATGGATGCGCGGCTTCTCGTGCTTGCTCCCTTCGACGTTCGCCGTGCCCGCGTGGCTTTCGATTGAGCAGCGCGGCGCCGATATCTTTGATGCGGCGGGGCTGTTGATCCCGCTTGCGAGCCAGGCCGTGTTTTACCTGCTGCTTGGGCTTCTTTTGACGCACGTGCGCGACGACTCGCGTCTCCTTACGGGCGACATGTGA
- a CDS encoding ABC transporter permease — translation MFRDFFRAVRKIYFSHNIVLWLIALILPVGVSVFMLDVFSAEIIQHIPIGIVKQDRSELADRLSRALDASPVLDVVLECEQLSDCEHAVIRGELQAFIVFPYDMERRALRLETPVVPVYSSGQNYLTNTFAAKEVRSIFSTIGGDLFTRAMEEPVRVELKSVGNTLGNYQGFLAMGLITSIFHLASMLVAVYVMSLPFRDHRVREFLAAAGNSRVTLGLATALPLVLVQWLSLVGTYAYAHRTLSPMTFDEFIVVSVAQLAMVLACVGAGISFVGITGNMRMGTSVAGVIGSPAFAFAGQTFPLMAMPLAVKLFAMILPLTHLLKVQAAMLLGPIGKAQAWDPIVVLLAMALFWNLLGGRLMFMRWKRAAKREAARNLPQYNTLTGTEIKPASAMVEEAPHD, via the coding sequence GTGTTCCGGGATTTCTTTAGGGCTGTCCGCAAGATTTATTTCAGCCACAACATTGTGCTGTGGCTGATTGCGCTCATTTTGCCCGTTGGCGTTTCGGTGTTCATGCTCGACGTTTTCTCGGCCGAGATTATTCAGCACATCCCCATAGGCATTGTCAAGCAGGACCGTTCCGAGCTTGCCGATAGGCTTTCGCGTGCGCTCGATGCGAGCCCTGTGCTTGACGTTGTGCTGGAGTGCGAACAACTGTCGGATTGCGAACATGCGGTAATTCGCGGAGAACTCCAGGCGTTCATCGTGTTCCCCTACGACATGGAACGTCGGGCGCTCCGGCTTGAAACTCCCGTGGTGCCGGTGTATTCTAGCGGGCAGAACTACCTCACGAATACCTTTGCCGCCAAGGAAGTCCGTTCTATATTCTCGACAATCGGCGGAGACCTTTTTACTCGCGCCATGGAAGAACCCGTGCGCGTGGAACTCAAGTCCGTGGGCAACACCCTGGGCAACTACCAGGGCTTTTTGGCGATGGGCCTCATCACGTCCATTTTCCACTTGGCTAGCATGCTGGTGGCGGTTTACGTGATGAGCCTGCCGTTCCGCGACCATCGCGTTCGCGAATTCCTCGCCGCAGCGGGCAATTCCCGCGTGACGCTCGGGCTTGCGACGGCTCTCCCGTTGGTGCTGGTGCAATGGCTTTCGCTGGTAGGCACGTATGCCTACGCCCACCGCACGCTCTCGCCAATGACTTTTGACGAATTCATCGTTGTCTCGGTGGCACAGCTCGCCATGGTGCTCGCTTGCGTCGGTGCCGGGATTTCGTTTGTGGGCATTACGGGCAACATGCGCATGGGCACGAGTGTCGCGGGCGTTATCGGGAGCCCCGCCTTTGCCTTTGCCGGGCAAACGTTCCCGCTCATGGCGATGCCTTTGGCAGTAAAGCTTTTTGCGATGATCCTCCCGCTTACCCACCTTCTCAAGGTGCAGGCGGCCATGTTGCTTGGCCCCATAGGGAAGGCGCAGGCCTGGGACCCCATTGTGGTTCTCCTCGCCATGGCGCTTTTCTGGAATCTTTTGGGCGGACGCCTTATGTTTATGCGTTGGAAGCGTGCCGCGAAGAGGGAGGCCGCTCGCAACCTTCCTCAGTACAACACTTTGACGGGGACCGAAATCAAGCCCGCATCCGCCATGGTGGAGGAGGCTCCGCATGATTGA
- a CDS encoding HlyD family secretion protein: MNVLKLIGKVLVVFALIALVVLGILALQKFATEPREAYLQGQIEARRVLVAGKVPGRVENLFFREGDMVEKGAIVAVISSPEIEAKKMQAQGALGAARAQASKAKNGARSEDITALKAMADRAQDAANLAKNTYDRVQKLFNEGVIPLQKRDEAETQMKATQSAADAARAQYNQAVAGARSEDKAAANALVMQARGATAEVDAYLEETKIRAPIAGEVSVKLAEEGEVVGSGMPVVAITDLSDSWATFHLREDLLKNVSKGKTFEIFIPALGKTVEMEVSYIASVGDYATWRSSKESGGFDLKSFEVRMRPKAVIENLRPGMSALFPVASIQAENIVNP, translated from the coding sequence ATGAACGTATTGAAACTCATCGGAAAAGTCCTGGTCGTTTTCGCTTTGATTGCGCTTGTAGTTCTTGGGATTCTCGCTTTGCAAAAGTTCGCGACGGAACCGCGCGAAGCCTACTTGCAAGGGCAAATTGAAGCCCGCCGCGTGCTGGTTGCTGGCAAGGTCCCCGGTCGTGTCGAGAACTTGTTCTTCCGCGAAGGCGACATGGTCGAGAAGGGCGCCATTGTGGCGGTGATTAGTAGCCCCGAAATCGAGGCGAAAAAGATGCAGGCTCAAGGCGCTTTGGGTGCCGCCCGTGCGCAGGCCTCCAAGGCAAAGAATGGTGCTCGCAGCGAAGACATCACTGCGCTCAAGGCCATGGCCGACCGCGCGCAAGATGCCGCCAACCTGGCCAAGAATACTTATGACCGTGTGCAGAAGCTTTTTAACGAAGGTGTGATTCCCCTGCAAAAGAGGGATGAGGCCGAAACGCAAATGAAGGCGACGCAGAGCGCTGCCGACGCCGCCAGGGCCCAGTACAACCAGGCTGTCGCCGGCGCCCGCAGCGAAGACAAGGCCGCCGCCAACGCGCTTGTGATGCAGGCCCGCGGTGCCACCGCCGAAGTGGACGCGTACTTGGAAGAGACCAAGATCCGCGCCCCCATCGCCGGTGAAGTTTCCGTGAAGCTCGCCGAAGAAGGCGAGGTCGTGGGCTCGGGCATGCCGGTGGTCGCCATTACCGATCTCTCCGATTCCTGGGCGACTTTCCACCTCCGCGAGGACCTGCTCAAGAACGTCTCGAAGGGCAAGACTTTTGAAATCTTTATCCCGGCGCTCGGCAAGACTGTTGAGATGGAAGTGAGCTACATTGCCTCTGTGGGCGACTACGCCACCTGGCGCAGCTCCAAGGAAAGCGGCGGGTTCGACCTCAAGTCATTTGAAGTCCGCATGCGCCCGAAGGCCGTAATCGAAAACCTCCGCCCAGGTATGAGCGCGCTCTTCCCCGTGGCTAGCATCCAGGCAGAGAACATCGTCAACCCGTAG
- a CDS encoding TolC family protein yields the protein MKKSLLYIALGSALAQAASLSLQDALEMAKAGNSQIKAEKAKVEMAESGQSEARSRFMPTVTLSAGITRIDDPIYIDLTEVQTAMSGLASGLGSAAGAAAYSKAYIDTYNQAYQQVYAQATGAGLDAATATGMAESKAKEMAQENADTYAKDATQKMAGAQAQIDNADFKKKVQDDWFFNARLSVVWPIFTGLKIYSAYDAAKENVNARKAEFDMAQNSILLDVATKYFTLRLAEELSVMRETTKKNLAEHLERSKKLEAGGQISKAERLRAEVALAEAENAYEDALRDQSLARMALASLLHTDTSLTATTPVEAPENVRSMEDFKEIAKEKHPGLRQLRTERKRSQAAIGAARADYFPTIALFGYKELYTKDLTILEPEWAIGAKAQWDLFKGGETRSKVSNAKALDRSLSSMEEQTLDNIDLLVEKRWRELEHAKGRLASLVKTRELADEALRSQTRAYEAGLATGLDVVDAELALSRLQVADLKAHFDAVIAWLGLLEAAGEVADAGTMLAAKQRPVEKPAEVVPEQIPAQAPAETPIQTPAAAPAEPAANPVAAPEGTPAAEPAANPVAAPEGTPAAEPAPKEIKGE from the coding sequence ATGAAAAAGAGTTTACTTTACATAGCTTTGGGGAGTGCTTTGGCGCAAGCGGCGTCTTTGTCTCTGCAAGATGCGCTGGAAATGGCCAAGGCGGGAAACTCTCAAATCAAGGCAGAGAAAGCCAAGGTCGAGATGGCGGAGAGCGGGCAGAGCGAGGCCCGTTCCCGTTTTATGCCGACGGTTACCTTGAGCGCGGGCATTACTAGAATTGACGACCCCATATACATTGATTTGACCGAAGTGCAAACGGCGATGAGCGGCCTTGCTAGCGGGCTGGGCTCTGCCGCAGGGGCTGCAGCCTACTCCAAGGCCTACATTGACACTTACAACCAGGCGTACCAGCAGGTTTACGCGCAGGCGACAGGCGCCGGACTTGATGCCGCGACGGCTACCGGCATGGCCGAGAGCAAGGCGAAGGAGATGGCGCAAGAAAACGCCGACACCTATGCCAAGGATGCCACGCAAAAGATGGCGGGCGCCCAGGCTCAAATTGATAACGCCGACTTTAAAAAGAAGGTTCAGGACGACTGGTTCTTTAACGCCAGGCTGAGCGTGGTTTGGCCGATTTTTACGGGCCTCAAGATTTATTCGGCGTATGACGCCGCCAAGGAGAACGTGAACGCCCGCAAGGCTGAGTTCGACATGGCGCAAAACTCCATTTTGCTTGATGTGGCGACCAAGTACTTTACGCTCCGCCTTGCCGAGGAGCTCTCGGTGATGCGCGAGACGACCAAGAAGAACCTGGCCGAGCATTTGGAACGCTCCAAGAAGCTGGAAGCGGGTGGGCAGATTAGCAAGGCGGAACGCCTGCGTGCCGAGGTGGCCCTGGCCGAGGCCGAGAACGCCTACGAGGATGCTCTGCGCGATCAGTCGCTTGCCCGCATGGCCCTGGCGAGCCTGCTCCACACCGATACGAGCCTCACGGCGACAACGCCGGTGGAAGCCCCCGAGAACGTGCGCTCCATGGAAGATTTTAAGGAGATTGCCAAGGAAAAACATCCTGGGCTTCGTCAACTGCGTACCGAACGCAAACGCAGCCAGGCGGCGATTGGCGCTGCCCGTGCCGATTACTTCCCGACTATTGCCCTCTTTGGCTACAAGGAACTCTACACCAAGGATTTGACGATTTTGGAACCGGAATGGGCGATTGGAGCCAAGGCACAGTGGGATTTGTTCAAGGGTGGCGAGACCCGCTCGAAGGTGAGTAACGCCAAGGCTTTGGACCGCTCGCTCTCGAGCATGGAAGAACAGACTTTGGACAACATCGACTTGCTCGTGGAAAAGCGTTGGCGCGAACTGGAGCATGCCAAAGGACGCCTCGCGAGCTTGGTGAAGACTCGCGAGCTTGCCGACGAAGCGCTCCGCAGCCAAACGAGAGCCTACGAGGCGGGCCTTGCGACGGGTCTCGACGTGGTCGATGCCGAACTGGCTTTGTCGCGTTTGCAGGTTGCCGATTTGAAGGCGCATTTTGATGCCGTGATTGCATGGCTCGGATTGCTGGAGGCTGCGGGCGAGGTGGCCGATGCGGGCACGATGCTTGCCGCCAAGCAGCGTCCGGTCGAGAAACCGGCAGAAGTTGTGCCCGAGCAAATCCCGGCGCAGGCTCCAGCCGAAACGCCTATCCAGACTCCTGCCGCAGCCCCTGCTGAACCTGCCGCTAACCCGGTGGCCGCTCCCGAGGGAACGCCCGCTGCTGAACCTGCCGCTAACCCGGTGGCCGCTCCCGAGGGAACGCCCGCTGCCGAACCTGCGCCAAAAGAAATTAAAGGAGAGTAA
- a CDS encoding lamin tail domain-containing protein, producing MKKWLWTGACISLMSAMVACSSDDSSEEENNPVQGGDTPVLSSGATPASAGNDPSSSGSTPASAATPGSSSSKGSSIYSSSMSDTDAPQMACSEIMYNAPEGDGSALEWIEIYIAGGMDMDAMTNFEMHLSGAVDYVFPAEPLKKGEYIVVANDVNLFKTVYPQFAGRVFGPWTDPDTYKLVNEGDVVNVKIRGEGDVSCAFSNEPPWPSLANGKGSSLVYVGGNAAQSVAWCASKTAGGNPGVGGDACVEVSNTVRINEVSPNATGANAWLELYNSGDEAVDITGWTVYVQRRGETLTITSGSVPAKGFLVLNATENFDKELVVSDQGGEIYLYGAVPGQESSIWVSAGQYTTGVLDLADGSIAQGPMTTATPGAANSSFKIGSVYINEIHYHPAETNNAGLGFEFMEIVNNTAADLKLYNATIGRGWKIEGINMTFGSSDVIPANSMMVLLPDSMASQGAKVRSAFKIAETIPIAYYKGKLSNRSETIAIKEPYAIENPGTTNEKIFYTWHDATLYSDCWPTLKEADGFGYSLQRSDKTTMGYEENAWTAAAPTMGK from the coding sequence ATGAAAAAGTGGTTATGGACTGGCGCCTGTATCTCCTTGATGAGCGCTATGGTTGCCTGCTCCAGCGATGATAGCAGCGAAGAAGAAAACAACCCGGTTCAAGGAGGCGACACCCCGGTGCTTTCGTCGGGCGCGACTCCGGCTTCTGCAGGTAATGATCCTAGTTCTTCGGGTTCCACCCCGGCGTCGGCGGCTACGCCTGGATCTTCGAGCTCCAAGGGCTCCTCCATCTATAGCTCTTCGATGTCCGATACGGACGCTCCGCAAATGGCCTGCTCCGAGATTATGTACAACGCCCCGGAAGGTGACGGCTCTGCTTTGGAATGGATTGAAATCTACATTGCGGGCGGCATGGACATGGACGCCATGACGAATTTCGAAATGCACTTGAGTGGTGCGGTCGACTATGTGTTCCCTGCAGAACCTTTGAAGAAGGGCGAATACATTGTTGTGGCAAACGATGTCAACTTGTTCAAGACGGTTTATCCCCAGTTTGCCGGCCGCGTGTTTGGTCCCTGGACGGACCCTGATACGTACAAACTTGTGAACGAAGGCGACGTGGTGAACGTGAAAATCCGTGGCGAGGGCGACGTGAGCTGCGCCTTTAGCAACGAACCTCCTTGGCCGAGCCTCGCCAACGGCAAGGGAAGTTCCCTGGTTTATGTGGGTGGCAACGCGGCTCAGTCTGTGGCTTGGTGCGCCAGCAAAACAGCAGGCGGTAACCCCGGTGTGGGTGGAGACGCCTGCGTAGAGGTTTCGAATACGGTCCGCATCAACGAAGTTTCCCCGAATGCAACCGGTGCCAATGCCTGGCTTGAACTTTACAATTCGGGCGATGAGGCGGTCGACATCACGGGTTGGACTGTCTATGTCCAGCGCCGTGGCGAGACCTTGACCATCACAAGCGGGTCAGTCCCGGCCAAGGGCTTCCTTGTATTGAATGCCACCGAGAACTTTGACAAGGAACTGGTCGTGAGCGACCAGGGTGGTGAAATTTACCTCTATGGTGCTGTTCCGGGTCAGGAATCGAGCATTTGGGTCTCTGCTGGCCAGTATACGACTGGCGTTCTTGACTTGGCCGATGGTTCCATTGCCCAGGGTCCCATGACCACGGCGACTCCGGGTGCTGCCAATTCTTCTTTCAAGATTGGTTCCGTGTACATCAACGAAATCCATTACCACCCCGCCGAAACGAACAACGCAGGCTTGGGATTTGAATTTATGGAAATCGTGAACAACACCGCTGCCGACCTCAAACTTTACAATGCGACGATTGGCAGGGGCTGGAAAATTGAAGGCATCAACATGACGTTCGGTTCGTCTGATGTTATCCCGGCGAACTCGATGATGGTGCTTTTGCCGGACTCCATGGCAAGCCAGGGAGCCAAGGTGCGCTCGGCGTTCAAGATTGCAGAAACGATTCCCATAGCCTACTACAAGGGCAAGCTCTCGAACCGCAGCGAAACCATTGCCATTAAGGAGCCTTACGCTATTGAAAACCCCGGCACTACAAACGAAAAAATCTTCTATACTTGGCACGATGCCACGCTTTATTCCGATTGCTGGCCAACGCTCAAGGAAGCTGACGGTTTTGGCTATAGCCTGCAGCGTAGCGACAAGACGACCATGGGTTACGAGGAAAATGCGTGGACTGCTGCAGCCCCGACCATGGGTAAGTAA
- a CDS encoding polyphosphate polymerase domain-containing protein: MAEARGFSLLERFELKYHIPVEWADRIGDFLKPYCEEDHYSQITPGHFYWITNLYLDSPSWTFLGWKKKQLLDRFNMRVRTYGEHPAQDGTFHFECKRKIRNICYKSRATIKGINPGEVWNMKPEEWPCKTDKDRMYLNDFIYKTRLHNAHPRLLTQYKRRAWFGLREEYSRVTIDTGMRFREENGFDYTVDPHYMHSTGIPRFFQPGCDAVLELKCPASQMPYWMFDLIKTLNLKHGAFSKFGNAAAEWKRVYENPRRFKSPYWTKLCGNF, from the coding sequence ATGGCAGAAGCCCGCGGATTCAGCCTTCTCGAGCGGTTCGAGCTCAAGTACCATATCCCCGTCGAATGGGCGGACCGGATCGGGGACTTCCTTAAGCCGTATTGTGAAGAGGACCATTATTCGCAGATTACGCCGGGGCACTTTTACTGGATTACGAACTTGTATTTGGATTCGCCCAGCTGGACGTTTTTGGGCTGGAAAAAGAAACAGCTTTTGGACCGCTTTAACATGCGTGTGCGCACCTATGGCGAGCATCCGGCGCAAGATGGCACGTTCCACTTTGAATGCAAACGCAAAATTAGGAACATTTGCTACAAGAGCCGTGCGACTATCAAGGGCATTAACCCTGGTGAGGTTTGGAACATGAAGCCCGAGGAATGGCCATGCAAAACCGACAAGGACCGCATGTACCTGAACGACTTCATTTACAAGACCAGGCTCCACAATGCGCACCCGAGGCTCCTCACGCAATACAAGCGTCGTGCCTGGTTCGGACTTCGCGAAGAGTACTCCCGCGTGACCATCGATACGGGCATGCGGTTCCGTGAAGAGAATGGTTTTGATTACACGGTGGATCCGCACTACATGCACTCAACGGGCATCCCGAGGTTCTTCCAGCCGGGCTGTGATGCCGTGCTGGAGCTCAAGTGCCCGGCTTCCCAAATGCCGTATTGGATGTTCGACCTCATCAAGACTTTGAATTTGAAGCACGGGGCGTTCTCTAAATTTGGCAATGCCGCCGCCGAATGGAAACGAGTATACGAAAATCCACGCCGTTTCAAGAGTCCATATTGGACAAAGCTTTGCGGAAACTTTTAA